One window of the Bacillota bacterium genome contains the following:
- a CDS encoding nicotinic acid mononucleotide adenylyltransferase, with translation MSGRKRRIGIMGGTFDPIHYGHLVAAAEALEEFELEQVIFVPTGQPPHKQPELVTDASHRYMMAVLATVNNERFAVSRIEIDRPGPSYTMDTLLELQRRYGPDTDLYFITGADAMSQILQWKGGASLFEMCHFIAATRPGYALMTFKKALGPVYEKYKDRIHPLQVPALAISSTDIRQRIRQGRSARYLVPDPVWHYIVKNGLYRWKGTDTET, from the coding sequence ATGAGCGGCCGCAAGCGACGTATCGGCATCATGGGGGGCACGTTCGACCCGATTCACTACGGGCACCTGGTGGCGGCGGCCGAAGCCCTGGAAGAGTTTGAACTGGAGCAGGTCATTTTCGTGCCCACGGGACAGCCGCCGCACAAACAGCCGGAGCTTGTCACCGACGCCTCGCACCGCTACATGATGGCGGTGCTCGCCACGGTCAACAACGAGCGTTTCGCTGTGTCGCGCATCGAAATCGACCGTCCGGGTCCCTCATATACGATGGACACGCTGCTGGAGCTGCAGCGCCGCTACGGGCCCGATACGGACTTGTATTTCATCACCGGCGCGGACGCCATGTCGCAGATCTTGCAGTGGAAGGGCGGTGCGTCGCTGTTCGAGATGTGCCACTTCATCGCGGCGACGCGGCCCGGCTACGCGCTGATGACGTTCAAGAAGGCCCTGGGACCGGTGTACGAGAAGTATAAGGATCGGATTCATCCGCTGCAGGTGCCGGCGCTGGCCATCTCTTCTACCGACATTCGCCAGCGGATTCGCCAGGGCCGCTCGGCCCGGTATCTGGTTCCGGACCCGGTGTGGCACTACATCGTGAAGAATGGGTTGTACCGATGGAAGGGCACGGATACGGAGACGTAA